The proteins below come from a single Gimesia alba genomic window:
- a CDS encoding DUF1549 and DUF1553 domain-containing protein: protein MSKKEIELAELSLLMEALCEERLSAKESARLEEIVLSDPDAMQFYLNYSHLHGTLYWDQALGADAMIPVAAAVEEEIAEVEAVEEDGEITVIESIKRPTAPRRKHWVAGITSVCLLVTFMVVINSWLKKDDVPNLVDNSPNENAMPAGNNGTSENLAAVPSTKHSRSIHVEPSQHPMLRSHQGDSPQSLSDLPLIAAKPKQLAPVEQLPTGASDDAVITFINHRIQDGWAAANISPSPFASDEEWVRRVYLDVIGRIPTATEAEQFLKSTRPDKHQRLVKQLTENPTYVTNWSTIWTRLLIGRSMSREINRRALQDFLVQSFAENRPWSDIVYDLVSAEGDADTNGATNFLLAHLNNEAVPATAITTRLFLGTQIQCTQCHNHPFNDATQSQFWEINSFFKQTKVVRKKNMGEKGEAKEPKLALVSLSKGGTTFYETRQGLMQPAYPKFAGVKISDAPGVNRRQELARLMTSGKTNQLARAMVNRMWAHFFGYGFTRPVDDMGYHNSPTHPELLDQLSRQFVDSGYDIKQLIQWICLSDAYRLSSRFLEDNVADNPEDGSTPNFSRMYVKQMTAEQLYDSLQVTAKPTQIVTNYSTAWNKMQKRDQWLQQFVYTLENEENDETTTFDGTITQALLMMNGSLVKRSLDFKQDGTILTQALKERTPDARIRKLSLAALTRYPTSRELTELKRLVKERTKFLTARNVPLQSAVQQSYQDVYWAYLNSNEFILIH, encoded by the coding sequence ATGAGTAAGAAAGAAATCGAATTAGCTGAGCTTTCTTTGCTTATGGAAGCATTGTGCGAGGAACGTCTGTCAGCAAAAGAGAGCGCCAGACTGGAGGAAATTGTACTTTCCGATCCCGATGCGATGCAGTTCTATCTGAATTATTCACACTTGCATGGCACTTTATACTGGGATCAGGCTTTGGGCGCTGACGCGATGATTCCTGTAGCAGCTGCTGTTGAGGAAGAAATTGCTGAAGTAGAAGCCGTCGAAGAAGACGGTGAAATCACAGTCATCGAATCGATCAAACGTCCGACAGCGCCGCGCAGAAAGCACTGGGTCGCGGGAATCACATCAGTCTGTCTGCTGGTGACATTCATGGTCGTAATCAATTCATGGCTGAAAAAAGACGATGTACCAAATCTGGTCGATAATTCTCCGAACGAGAATGCGATGCCTGCGGGTAACAATGGTACTTCCGAGAACCTGGCTGCCGTACCCTCGACGAAACACAGTCGTTCGATTCATGTCGAACCATCCCAGCATCCCATGTTGCGTTCCCACCAGGGTGACTCTCCCCAATCGCTTAGCGACCTGCCTTTGATTGCCGCCAAGCCGAAGCAGTTAGCGCCGGTAGAACAATTACCGACAGGTGCTTCTGACGATGCCGTCATCACATTTATTAATCATCGGATTCAGGATGGATGGGCCGCCGCCAATATTTCACCTTCCCCTTTTGCTTCCGATGAAGAGTGGGTCCGGCGTGTGTATCTTGATGTAATTGGTCGCATTCCAACGGCTACCGAAGCAGAACAGTTTTTGAAATCGACGCGGCCAGATAAACATCAGCGGCTGGTCAAACAATTGACTGAAAATCCGACGTATGTCACGAACTGGTCAACGATCTGGACACGCTTACTCATTGGTCGGTCTATGTCTCGTGAGATTAATCGCCGCGCCTTGCAGGACTTTCTGGTACAAAGTTTTGCCGAAAACCGCCCTTGGAGCGACATCGTGTATGATCTGGTCTCTGCGGAAGGGGATGCGGATACGAATGGTGCCACGAACTTTTTACTGGCACATCTGAATAATGAAGCCGTGCCTGCGACCGCGATTACCACACGCCTGTTTCTGGGAACACAAATTCAATGTACCCAGTGCCATAACCACCCGTTCAATGATGCGACGCAGAGCCAGTTCTGGGAGATCAACAGTTTCTTCAAGCAGACTAAAGTAGTCCGCAAGAAAAACATGGGAGAGAAAGGCGAAGCTAAGGAACCCAAACTGGCATTGGTCTCTCTTTCCAAAGGGGGAACCACATTTTATGAAACCCGGCAAGGCTTGATGCAACCCGCTTATCCGAAATTTGCGGGAGTGAAAATCTCCGATGCTCCCGGCGTGAATCGGCGTCAGGAACTGGCACGATTAATGACATCAGGTAAAACAAATCAGTTGGCCCGTGCCATGGTCAATCGAATGTGGGCTCACTTCTTTGGTTATGGATTCACCCGACCTGTGGATGACATGGGCTATCATAATTCCCCCACCCATCCCGAGTTACTGGACCAGTTGTCGCGTCAATTTGTCGATAGCGGCTATGACATTAAACAACTGATTCAATGGATCTGTCTGTCGGATGCGTATCGGCTCAGCAGTCGTTTTCTGGAAGACAATGTCGCCGACAATCCCGAGGACGGCAGCACTCCGAACTTCAGTCGAATGTATGTCAAGCAGATGACCGCAGAGCAGCTTTATGATTCTCTGCAAGTCACCGCCAAGCCGACACAGATTGTGACCAACTACTCGACAGCCTGGAACAAAATGCAGAAACGCGATCAATGGCTGCAGCAGTTTGTCTATACGCTTGAAAATGAAGAAAATGACGAGACCACAACCTTTGACGGCACCATCACACAGGCACTGTTAATGATGAACGGGTCTCTGGTGAAACGAAGCCTGGATTTCAAACAGGATGGAACGATTTTGACGCAGGCACTCAAGGAACGCACGCCAGATGCCAGAATCAGAAAACTAAGTCTGGCCGCGTTGACGCGTTATCCCACCTCACGCGAGCTGACAGAGTTGAAGCGTCTGGTAAAAGAGCGTACTAAATTTCTGACGGCTCGAAATGTTCCGCTTCAATCCGCCGTCCAGCAAAGCTACCAAGATGTCTACTGGGCTTACCTCAACTCGAATGAATTCATCCTGATTCATTGA
- a CDS encoding SDR family NAD(P)-dependent oxidoreductase produces the protein MTDLLINKVAVVTGASSGIGRSIAEHYLNEGAKVVVFARRSALLEELEAEFPARTLVVDGDVTSEADLSRLAEATKRRFGRVDILVPNAGIARVIPIEESSREAINETFDVNFHGAFQTVRTFLPDLNEGSSVIFITTYLTQVGFPGVAAYSASKAALKSLTQTLAAELGPRGIRVNAIAPGPIATPIWKSVGLDEEQLKGVEESVASRLISQKFGKPEDIAEVAVFLASDAARNICGQEIVADDGYTLS, from the coding sequence ATGACCGATCTTTTGATCAATAAGGTTGCTGTTGTTACCGGTGCCAGCAGTGGCATTGGCCGTTCGATCGCAGAGCATTACCTGAACGAGGGTGCAAAAGTGGTTGTATTTGCCAGAAGGAGTGCACTGCTGGAAGAACTGGAAGCCGAGTTTCCGGCGCGGACTCTGGTTGTGGATGGCGACGTTACCAGTGAGGCCGATCTGAGTCGACTGGCCGAGGCAACAAAGCGCCGATTTGGCCGGGTTGATATTCTGGTTCCTAATGCGGGAATTGCCCGGGTCATACCGATCGAAGAATCAAGCCGTGAGGCGATCAATGAAACTTTTGACGTCAATTTTCATGGTGCGTTTCAGACTGTGCGAACTTTTTTGCCCGATTTGAACGAGGGTTCGTCTGTCATCTTTATCACAACCTATCTCACGCAAGTCGGCTTTCCCGGAGTCGCCGCTTATTCTGCTTCGAAAGCGGCTTTGAAATCATTGACTCAGACTCTGGCGGCCGAATTAGGACCTCGCGGAATTCGCGTGAATGCGATCGCCCCGGGACCGATTGCAACCCCAATCTGGAAGAGTGTCGGGCTGGATGAAGAACAGCTCAAGGGCGTCGAAGAATCGGTGGCCAGTCGGTTGATTTCTCAGAAATTTGGAAAACCGGAAGACATTGCGGAAGTCGCCGTCTTTCTGGCATCCGATGCAGCCCGAAATATTTGCGGACAAGAAATCGTCGCCGACGACGGTTACACACTCAGCTAG
- a CDS encoding PilZ domain-containing protein, whose translation MTDRRKSTSRRSGNERRQYQRTKFETEVSLLRSGSSSGQGPINGTLYDVSSNGIRIRLDLPLSIGESLLVQVHNSGKHLFNSTAKVVWQEQDPTGKYSTGCELCVLLTEKQEKTLSEFIEQKNSLHDLLPN comes from the coding sequence ATGACTGACCGTAGAAAATCGACTAGCCGACGTTCTGGAAACGAACGACGACAATATCAACGCACAAAATTCGAAACAGAAGTCAGTTTATTGAGGTCGGGCAGTTCTTCTGGTCAGGGGCCCATCAACGGTACTCTGTATGATGTTTCATCAAATGGGATTCGTATCCGATTGGATTTGCCACTATCCATTGGTGAATCGCTGCTTGTACAAGTCCATAACTCAGGCAAGCACCTTTTCAATTCGACCGCGAAAGTGGTCTGGCAAGAACAAGACCCGACCGGAAAATATTCGACCGGTTGTGAGTTATGTGTCTTATTGACTGAAAAGCAGGAAAAAACGCTGAGTGAGTTTATCGAGCAAAAAAACAGCCTGCACGATTTGCTGCCAAATTGA
- the trkA gene encoding Trk system potassium transporter TrkA translates to MNIVIMGAGTVGTFVADTLCAEQHNVTIIDKSRSALELVEERVDVQTICGSACDSAILFQAGVLGADLCLAVTSLDEVNMVGASLAKAMGSRRCVARVFNHAYLNLSTFDYQRHFNIDRLLSLEYLTALELAKQIGEPGLFAVENFARGEVVIQVLDVQKGVKADGVLLRNLNLPSDVRVGLISDGVNTSIAGADNVIEAGQIVTLIGTQEHIDKVHRMFQHKRAVKFRVIIAGGGNIGFNLARILQKKEYSVTILETDPVRCEFLSRHLDSTTVLHADATRRTEMEEARVGKADVFIAATGRDEDNIVCGVEAKELGASRIMSIVRRPDYANVLTKLGIDVAVSPREVITRQIMGMVHSGPIISHSEIGGGNSAILELEVRKNTPITQALLKDLKLKQALIAAVVKEDCVRVPGAEDQIQAGDTVILLCEQDNLNDILPLFKPVKQ, encoded by the coding sequence ATGAATATTGTAATTATGGGAGCGGGGACGGTTGGCACATTTGTGGCCGACACCCTTTGTGCCGAGCAACACAATGTTACCATTATCGACAAATCACGCAGTGCTTTGGAACTGGTAGAAGAACGAGTCGACGTCCAGACGATCTGTGGCTCTGCGTGTGACTCTGCAATCCTGTTTCAAGCCGGTGTCCTCGGAGCAGATCTTTGCCTGGCAGTAACCAGTCTGGATGAAGTCAACATGGTTGGTGCCAGTCTTGCGAAAGCAATGGGGTCCCGCCGCTGTGTGGCCCGTGTGTTCAATCATGCGTATCTCAACTTAAGTACCTTCGACTATCAACGGCACTTTAATATCGATCGCTTATTGAGCCTGGAATATTTGACCGCGCTCGAACTGGCGAAGCAAATTGGCGAGCCCGGTTTATTTGCAGTGGAAAATTTCGCACGGGGAGAAGTCGTCATTCAGGTTCTGGATGTGCAAAAGGGAGTCAAAGCAGATGGCGTATTATTGCGGAATCTGAATCTCCCCAGTGATGTCCGGGTTGGCCTGATTTCAGACGGAGTGAATACATCCATCGCAGGCGCGGATAACGTGATCGAAGCAGGTCAAATCGTAACGCTGATCGGTACACAGGAGCATATCGATAAAGTGCACCGCATGTTTCAACACAAACGAGCCGTGAAATTTCGTGTGATTATTGCCGGTGGTGGAAATATCGGTTTTAACCTTGCGCGGATTTTGCAGAAAAAAGAATATTCGGTCACGATTCTGGAAACAGATCCCGTTCGCTGTGAATTTCTTTCAAGGCACCTCGATTCCACAACAGTCCTGCACGCCGACGCAACCAGGCGAACAGAAATGGAAGAGGCCCGCGTTGGTAAAGCGGATGTGTTTATCGCAGCAACCGGTCGGGATGAAGACAATATTGTGTGTGGGGTCGAAGCCAAAGAGCTTGGAGCCAGCCGCATCATGAGTATTGTGCGGCGTCCCGATTATGCCAATGTTCTGACAAAACTGGGCATTGATGTTGCCGTCAGTCCACGCGAGGTGATTACGCGTCAGATTATGGGCATGGTCCATTCAGGTCCGATTATCAGCCACTCGGAAATTGGTGGAGGGAATTCGGCAATCCTCGAGCTCGAAGTTCGAAAGAACACTCCGATCACGCAGGCGTTATTGAAAGATCTGAAACTGAAACAGGCACTGATTGCCGCTGTGGTCAAAGAAGATTGCGTTCGGGTTCCTGGTGCCGAGGATCAGATTCAGGCGGGTGACACCGTCATTCTCTTGTGCGAACAGGATAACCTGAATGATATTCTGCCCCTGTTTAAGCCGGTCAAACAGTAG
- a CDS encoding ABC transporter permease — translation MTNSTRPQYGRVWMTFLRNSLIREMTFRGNLIITIVTRGFWFAAQLILFDIIYRNVNSINDWTREEYFAFMATGMLINAIVETFFMPNCANFSELIRNGNLDFVLLKPIDTQFLVSFEKVNLAMLNQVLLAGALLFYSMSQITDFDRGILTLQNLIQSGEWLTLLIISCQGAGQIIMYCLLLAIGVAFFYSLMIALASSSIWFGRNQGLYDFWFYITVFARYPRSIYSGSPTGELLRFAFSYVIPILLVVTVPARQLLSKALEPSWITLVSVFVTLALLFISRYIFNWSLNSYRSASS, via the coding sequence ATGACAAATTCTACCCGGCCTCAATACGGGCGTGTCTGGATGACTTTCCTGCGCAATTCTCTGATTCGTGAAATGACGTTTCGTGGCAATTTGATTATCACCATTGTCACGCGCGGATTCTGGTTTGCCGCCCAGCTGATTCTGTTTGATATCATTTACCGCAATGTCAATTCGATCAATGACTGGACTCGTGAGGAATATTTTGCCTTTATGGCAACAGGGATGCTGATCAATGCGATTGTGGAAACATTTTTCATGCCCAATTGCGCCAATTTCAGCGAGCTGATTCGAAACGGCAACCTGGATTTTGTATTGTTGAAACCCATTGATACTCAGTTTCTCGTTTCGTTCGAGAAGGTCAATCTGGCAATGCTGAATCAGGTTCTTCTGGCGGGAGCACTTTTATTCTATTCGATGTCACAAATCACAGATTTTGATCGGGGAATTCTCACGCTGCAGAATCTGATCCAATCAGGGGAATGGCTGACATTGTTGATAATCAGCTGCCAGGGGGCAGGTCAAATTATCATGTATTGTCTACTGTTGGCGATAGGGGTCGCCTTCTTTTACAGCCTGATGATTGCCCTGGCGAGCAGTAGCATCTGGTTTGGTCGTAATCAGGGGCTGTATGATTTCTGGTTTTATATTACAGTATTTGCCCGTTACCCGCGGAGTATTTACAGCGGCTCCCCGACAGGAGAGCTATTGCGATTTGCCTTCTCATATGTGATTCCCATTTTACTTGTAGTGACAGTTCCTGCGCGACAGTTGTTATCGAAAGCTCTGGAACCTTCCTGGATCACACTCGTATCCGTTTTTGTCACATTGGCGTTATTATTTATATCACGTTACATCTTCAACTGGTCTCTCAACAGCTATCGTAGCGCCAGTAGCTGA
- a CDS encoding DUF1207 domain-containing protein produces MAPSPYGGRQESPRNQPASQAQVYLEQQYSQKQQNPVQLGAPLHQTNPVQTAGWKQDITQSLPPLYSQNRAQTRRGQSSHLRQVGAMQTDYPSAFEAFSDDLNYPELERMPDPEGNYTESIDELCGESCWGWTVLPTDLLYTSYLAGPKEPRMALAVLNEKDIGWQMELEAGARVGLLRYGSMNDEVLEGWQLDVEGAGPPRLNIEEELDLDAADFRVGVPLTWRQGAYQAKFAYYHTSAHVGDEYLKRHPGFQRINYVRDVFVLGGGYFVDPDLRLYAEIGYAFNTDGGAEPWELQFGAEFSPAEHNGIYGAPFWAINGYLREEVDWGGNVNFMIGWQWRGDRNNHLFRIGFQYLDGKTMQYSFFQNSERMVGFGTWYDF; encoded by the coding sequence ATGGCACCTTCACCCTATGGTGGTCGTCAAGAGAGTCCGCGTAATCAGCCGGCAAGTCAGGCGCAAGTCTACCTGGAACAACAATATTCCCAGAAACAACAAAATCCGGTACAGCTGGGCGCGCCTTTACATCAGACCAATCCCGTTCAGACCGCAGGCTGGAAACAGGATATTACTCAAAGCCTGCCTCCTCTTTATTCCCAAAACCGTGCTCAAACACGCCGAGGCCAATCCAGTCATCTCCGGCAGGTGGGCGCAATGCAAACAGATTACCCATCCGCTTTTGAGGCATTTTCAGACGATCTGAACTATCCGGAACTGGAACGCATGCCCGATCCCGAGGGGAATTATACCGAGTCGATCGACGAACTCTGTGGAGAAAGCTGTTGGGGTTGGACAGTCTTGCCGACCGATCTGCTTTATACTTCCTATTTAGCAGGTCCCAAGGAACCTCGAATGGCGCTGGCAGTTCTGAATGAAAAAGACATCGGCTGGCAGATGGAACTGGAAGCAGGAGCGCGCGTCGGATTGCTGCGCTATGGTTCGATGAACGATGAAGTGCTGGAAGGTTGGCAGCTTGACGTCGAAGGAGCAGGGCCACCTCGTTTGAACATCGAAGAAGAACTTGATCTGGATGCCGCTGATTTTCGGGTCGGTGTCCCGCTGACTTGGAGACAGGGAGCCTATCAGGCCAAGTTCGCTTATTATCATACCAGTGCCCATGTCGGCGATGAGTATCTTAAACGTCATCCCGGTTTTCAGAGAATCAACTATGTACGTGATGTCTTTGTGTTGGGGGGTGGGTATTTTGTGGATCCTGATCTCAGGTTGTATGCCGAAATCGGCTACGCATTCAATACTGACGGCGGAGCAGAACCCTGGGAATTGCAATTTGGTGCCGAGTTCAGTCCCGCCGAACATAACGGAATCTATGGGGCTCCTTTCTGGGCCATCAATGGATATTTGCGTGAGGAAGTGGATTGGGGCGGTAATGTGAACTTCATGATTGGCTGGCAGTGGCGCGGCGATCGAAACAACCACCTGTTCCGCATCGGTTTTCAATACCTGGACGGAAAAACCATGCAGTATTCCTTCTTCCAGAATTCCGAACGAATGGTGGGCTTTGGTACCTGGTATGACTTCTAA
- the cobA gene encoding uroporphyrinogen-III C-methyltransferase gives MAGGKVYLVGAGPGDPGLITLKGIECLKQADLILYDGLVNPLLLHHVSSKAERTCRVSEGWNQRRILRQDEINQRLIDAALEGKTVVRLKGGDPFIFGRGSEEAVALRNAGIEFEVVPGITAATAAAGYAGISVTHRAHASAVALITGHEDPSKEDSSLDYNALAKFPGTLVFYMGLHKLERIVSSLIQAGKSADTPAAVISRGTTPSQKTVQSDVAHLPEAVRKAELVAPSLIVIGECVTLRDQISWFEQNPLFGLRIGITRPWEQSEAEIQRALNWGAQPVLLPTIEISAPADWQPVDDAIARLDEYQWLVFTSANGVQYFLNRLWETGFDARKLAHLKLATIGPSTAEALNAWHLRADVIPAHYRAEELAAVLKPLVSQQKILWAGANRGREVLQTELAEVSATVDKIVAYENHDVIAWDPEIVHFLESGELNWIGLSSPSIARNFHRLLSEKAREQIGNTIKLASISPVTTQAAEEVGLKINAEAEEYTWEGIFAAILKQEVAR, from the coding sequence ATGGCGGGAGGAAAAGTCTATTTAGTCGGCGCTGGTCCTGGTGACCCCGGTTTGATCACCCTCAAAGGGATCGAGTGTCTCAAGCAGGCAGATTTGATTCTGTACGACGGGCTCGTCAATCCTTTGCTGCTGCATCATGTTTCTTCAAAAGCGGAACGCACCTGCCGCGTTTCCGAGGGATGGAATCAGCGTCGCATCTTACGGCAGGATGAAATCAACCAACGTTTGATTGACGCGGCCCTTGAAGGAAAAACGGTTGTTCGCCTAAAAGGGGGCGACCCTTTTATTTTCGGTCGTGGTAGCGAAGAAGCAGTAGCACTGCGCAATGCCGGCATCGAGTTTGAGGTAGTTCCCGGAATTACTGCCGCCACGGCTGCCGCCGGTTATGCTGGTATCTCTGTCACACACCGTGCTCACGCTTCGGCCGTTGCACTCATCACCGGACATGAAGACCCCAGCAAAGAAGACTCCAGCTTAGATTACAATGCGCTAGCGAAGTTCCCTGGAACCCTCGTATTTTACATGGGTCTGCATAAACTTGAACGCATCGTGTCTTCGTTAATCCAGGCCGGAAAATCAGCAGACACACCCGCCGCCGTCATCAGTCGGGGAACGACGCCTTCTCAGAAAACGGTTCAAAGTGATGTCGCTCATTTGCCGGAAGCGGTTCGCAAAGCGGAATTAGTGGCCCCCTCGCTGATTGTCATTGGTGAGTGTGTTACTCTGCGTGATCAAATTTCCTGGTTTGAGCAAAATCCATTGTTTGGACTTCGGATCGGTATTACCCGCCCTTGGGAACAATCAGAAGCCGAGATTCAACGTGCGCTGAATTGGGGGGCACAGCCTGTGCTCTTACCAACGATTGAAATCAGTGCTCCTGCAGACTGGCAGCCCGTCGATGATGCGATTGCGCGGTTGGACGAATATCAATGGCTCGTCTTTACCAGTGCCAACGGCGTGCAGTATTTCCTGAATCGATTATGGGAGACCGGCTTTGATGCCAGAAAACTGGCGCATCTGAAACTAGCCACAATTGGTCCTTCCACAGCCGAAGCTTTGAACGCGTGGCACCTGCGTGCGGATGTCATTCCTGCCCACTATCGGGCAGAAGAGCTGGCTGCCGTGCTGAAACCGCTGGTGAGTCAGCAAAAAATTCTCTGGGCGGGAGCGAATCGGGGACGCGAAGTTTTACAGACAGAACTCGCAGAAGTCTCTGCCACCGTGGATAAAATTGTCGCTTATGAAAATCACGATGTGATCGCCTGGGATCCGGAAATTGTCCATTTTCTGGAATCCGGGGAATTAAACTGGATTGGATTAAGCAGCCCTTCGATCGCCCGGAATTTTCACCGCCTGCTATCCGAGAAAGCCCGAGAACAGATCGGAAATACGATCAAACTGGCCAGCATCAGTCCGGTCACAACGCAGGCCGCGGAAGAAGTCGGTTTGAAGATCAACGCCGAAGCCGAAGAGTATACCTGGGAAGGGATTTTTGCTGCCATTCTGAAGCAGGAAGTGGCCCGCTAA
- a CDS encoding HTTM domain-containing protein translates to MDAKEVVPTLTHSIRDRFQRFFFTEEVPYGLAIVRMLVPMVLLGTVCTRWPYSRELFSADGAPAPLAEIFRYYDFLPILPGTVVVGLFAALAFFLFCSCIGWMTRFSLIASVTLYTYFCFMDCISMATKYSVISTHVLFLLSLSRCGSIWSVDSWLKGKREKKTLPLYTKHELPRSEIWPQRLMQILIALVYFGAAITKLHTPGYLEGDQISYWAMSRYNNPHPLGEFLTMYPIMLSVMSYVAIVWEIAFVFVVWRKWGRILGLGLGAAFHIGTLFSLGLYIFPMVSISIYFCFLTESDVQWISAQFRRLVRRAGWLKQTAASLGAAIEKYRPQPVAGWKSPTAWVTGIVAVLVLSIYVEHQQDIYGLRRPEGRMTLHEVDPELMAEMLAPEQTMKQKDKFLSVDTGTQMVGGWLTNRKSEFMIGEMILVQCCLNPPHEDIWIDCHFCEEDGRIVHRSGQIVLRENLRSAFQVYTPESLEPGNYYVSIKSKGKEVLRRSVTLLPKLSAVAN, encoded by the coding sequence ATGGATGCTAAAGAAGTGGTTCCCACACTCACTCATTCAATTCGTGATCGCTTCCAGCGTTTCTTTTTCACAGAAGAAGTTCCCTACGGACTGGCCATAGTCCGGATGCTGGTTCCAATGGTTTTACTGGGCACGGTCTGCACCAGATGGCCTTACTCCCGGGAACTGTTTTCCGCAGATGGGGCGCCGGCACCTTTGGCTGAAATATTTCGGTATTATGACTTTTTACCAATCCTTCCGGGAACGGTTGTCGTCGGACTATTTGCGGCACTCGCATTTTTTCTGTTCTGCAGCTGTATCGGCTGGATGACCCGGTTCTCCCTGATCGCTTCCGTAACACTTTACACGTATTTCTGTTTCATGGATTGCATCAGCATGGCGACAAAGTATTCCGTCATCTCAACCCATGTCTTATTTTTACTTTCACTGTCACGCTGTGGTTCGATCTGGTCCGTTGACAGCTGGTTGAAAGGCAAGAGAGAAAAGAAAACACTGCCGCTGTATACCAAGCATGAGCTACCTCGTTCTGAGATTTGGCCTCAACGATTGATGCAGATTTTGATCGCGCTGGTTTATTTTGGCGCTGCGATCACAAAACTTCACACGCCCGGTTATCTTGAAGGAGACCAGATCAGTTACTGGGCGATGTCACGATACAATAACCCCCATCCATTGGGTGAGTTTCTGACAATGTATCCAATTATGTTGTCTGTGATGTCCTATGTCGCCATTGTCTGGGAAATCGCGTTTGTATTTGTTGTCTGGCGAAAATGGGGACGCATTCTCGGTCTGGGACTGGGAGCTGCTTTCCATATTGGTACGCTCTTTTCTCTGGGACTTTACATCTTTCCGATGGTCTCGATTTCGATTTATTTCTGCTTTCTGACCGAAAGTGATGTGCAATGGATCTCTGCTCAATTCAGACGACTGGTGCGTCGTGCAGGATGGCTGAAACAAACGGCAGCCAGCCTGGGAGCAGCTATTGAAAAGTATCGTCCTCAACCGGTTGCCGGTTGGAAATCTCCTACTGCCTGGGTGACAGGAATTGTGGCGGTGTTAGTTCTCAGCATTTATGTCGAGCATCAACAGGACATCTACGGTCTGAGACGACCTGAAGGACGGATGACACTGCATGAAGTTGATCCGGAACTGATGGCTGAAATGCTGGCACCGGAACAGACAATGAAACAAAAAGACAAGTTCCTTTCTGTCGATACCGGAACCCAAATGGTGGGAGGCTGGCTGACCAATCGTAAATCCGAATTCATGATCGGAGAAATGATTCTCGTTCAATGTTGTCTGAATCCACCACATGAAGACATCTGGATCGATTGTCATTTCTGTGAAGAAGACGGACGCATTGTTCATCGCAGTGGTCAAATCGTGCTGCGAGAGAATTTACGCAGTGCCTTTCAGGTCTACACTCCTGAATCTCTGGAACCTGGAAATTATTATGTTTCCATTAAATCAAAAGGCAAAGAAGTATTGCGACGTTCCGTCACCCTGCTTCCCAAACTTTCTGCGGTGGCAAACTAA